In Aliidongia dinghuensis, a genomic segment contains:
- a CDS encoding acetaldehyde dehydrogenase (acetylating), which yields MSGKVRVAIIGSGNIATDLMFKVMRLSEHLEVAAMVGVDPASDGLARAKRLGVATSAQGIDGLMALPDFKEVEIVFDATSASAHARHDEVLRKAGRRVVDLTPAALGPYVIPPVNGDAHLDAPNVNMVTCGGQATIPIVWAVNRIAPVIYGEIVASIASKSAGPGTRANIDEFTETTSKAIEVVGGARRGKAVIILNPAEPPLIMRDTVYCLCQDSDQTAIEASVKEMVAAVQDYVPGYRLKQRVQFERYGHNNLLQIPEMGEAFAGLKVTVFLEVEGAAHYLPAYAGNLDIMTSAALRTAERIAIRKRAAA from the coding sequence ATGAGCGGAAAAGTGCGAGTCGCCATCATAGGCTCAGGCAATATTGCAACGGACCTGATGTTCAAGGTGATGCGCCTGTCCGAGCATCTCGAGGTAGCCGCAATGGTTGGCGTCGATCCAGCATCGGACGGACTCGCCCGGGCAAAACGGCTAGGGGTCGCTACGAGTGCGCAAGGCATAGACGGCCTGATGGCACTACCCGATTTCAAAGAGGTCGAGATCGTGTTCGACGCTACCTCGGCGAGCGCGCACGCTCGTCACGACGAGGTATTGCGGAAAGCGGGCAGGCGGGTCGTCGACTTGACGCCGGCGGCGCTGGGTCCGTACGTGATTCCACCGGTCAACGGTGACGCCCATCTCGACGCGCCGAACGTCAACATGGTCACGTGCGGTGGTCAGGCGACAATCCCGATCGTCTGGGCCGTAAACCGGATCGCGCCGGTGATCTACGGCGAAATCGTGGCGTCGATTGCATCCAAATCGGCGGGTCCGGGGACGCGGGCAAATATCGACGAGTTCACGGAGACGACCTCCAAAGCGATTGAAGTGGTCGGGGGCGCACGTCGCGGCAAGGCAGTGATCATACTCAATCCCGCGGAGCCGCCGCTGATCATGCGCGACACTGTTTATTGTCTTTGCCAGGACAGTGACCAGACGGCGATCGAAGCATCCGTTAAAGAGATGGTAGCAGCCGTCCAGGACTATGTGCCGGGCTATCGGCTGAAGCAGCGTGTGCAGTTCGAGCGCTACGGCCACAACAACCTTTTGCAGATACCCGAGATGGGGGAAGCCTTCGCAGGCCTTAAGGTTACCGTCTTCCTAGAAGTGGAGGGGGCGGCACATTACCTGCCCGCCTACGCCGGCAATCTCGACATCATGACCTCGGCGGCCCTCAGAACCGCCGAACGCATTGCCATCCGAAAGAGGGCCGCGGCATGA
- a CDS encoding 2-keto-4-pentenoate hydratase: MHAEILAERLRQAYLKGGVPPLRDGLAPNDAAAAYAVQALNTQIWISEGRRVVGRKIGLTSRSVQAQLGVDQPDYGTLFADMLIEDGGVLLASRVLQPKAEAEVALVLRDSIDDRRATPEAVRAATDYIVAAIEIVDSRIADWKITFADTVADNGSSAFFVLGRERRRLAGLDLRSCTMRLEVNGQTASEGVGAACMGDPLIAAAWLARTFAEAGEPLQAGDIILSGALGPMVPLTPGDGVKAVIDGLGEVAFSFRNDRQ; the protein is encoded by the coding sequence GTGCATGCTGAAATCCTTGCTGAGCGTCTTAGGCAGGCTTACCTCAAAGGCGGCGTACCGCCTCTGCGCGATGGCCTCGCGCCGAACGACGCCGCGGCGGCCTATGCCGTGCAGGCCCTGAACACCCAAATCTGGATATCGGAAGGTCGCCGGGTCGTCGGCCGGAAAATCGGATTAACGTCCCGCTCGGTGCAGGCACAGTTAGGCGTCGATCAGCCCGACTATGGCACCCTGTTTGCCGACATGCTGATCGAGGACGGCGGAGTCCTTCTCGCCTCTCGCGTCTTGCAGCCCAAGGCGGAGGCTGAGGTGGCGCTCGTGCTGCGCGACAGCATCGACGACCGTCGCGCCACGCCGGAGGCGGTTCGCGCTGCTACGGATTACATCGTTGCCGCGATCGAGATCGTCGACAGCCGTATTGCCGACTGGAAGATCACTTTCGCCGATACCGTCGCCGACAATGGTTCATCCGCTTTCTTCGTGCTGGGGCGCGAGCGGCGGCGTCTGGCGGGCCTCGATCTACGGAGTTGCACCATGCGATTGGAGGTAAACGGACAAACCGCTTCCGAGGGCGTCGGCGCTGCTTGCATGGGCGACCCGTTGATTGCCGCCGCCTGGCTTGCCCGGACCTTCGCTGAGGCCGGCGAGCCGCTGCAGGCGGGCGACATCATTTTGAGCGGGGCACTGGGACCCATGGTGCCCCTTACACCCGGCGACGGAGTAAAGGCAGTAATAGACGGCCTTGGCGAAGTGGCCTTCTCATTCAGGAACGATCGGCAATGA